DNA sequence from the Streptomyces sp. HUAS 15-9 genome:
GTCCCCGGCGAGTGACAGCCACAGCGTCCCGACCCCGGCTCCCTCCTGCTCCAGCACGCTCACCAGCATGTTCTCGGTCGCGAGGCCCTGGGGCAGCAGCTGTGCGTGGTCGTGTTCCGACTTGGCCCGCGCCTCGGCCCCGGGTACGCCGCGGTCGATCCAGTCCTGCGCGTAGTCCGCGAGCTTGCGCACGAGCCAAGGCCCGTACTCGGACTCGGTCATGGGTCTGCCCCGGCTGCCCGCGGGCAGTGCGGGCGGTGTGTCGCCGAGCGGCTTCTCCATGCCGCGGTTGCGGTGGACGTAACCGAGCGCCGTGGCGAGCCGCAGTGCGCCCTCGGCGTCGGCGGGCACGGAGACCTCGATGCGCTTGCAGCCCCAGCCGCGCGCCACCTCCTCGGCGGCGAGCGCGGCCACCGCGCCCCGGCCGCGTCCGCGGTCGGGCTCCTCGATGCACAGGTAGTCGATCCGGGCGACGGTGGGCCCGAAGACGGGGTGCGTGGAGAGGTGCACCACACCGACGGGACGCCCGTTCACGCACACCTGGAAGTGACGCGACAGCGCCCCGTCGGTGGCCCGCTGAAGCGGCTCGGTCGGCCGCAGGGTAGTGGTCATCACGGGTGTTCTACCCGTTCCCGGGGCCCGGAGCAGCCCAATATCCGGGGCCCCTTCCGAGAGCGTCGGGGAGCGTCCGGGCCGATCAGGGGTCGAGGTCGTGCCCGGACCGCTCGTCGAAGATCCGCATCGCCTTGGCGGTCACCGGGCCCGGCGCGCCGGGCAGTTCGCGGGCGTCGACCCGGTGCACG
Encoded proteins:
- a CDS encoding GNAT family N-acetyltransferase; this translates as MTTTLRPTEPLQRATDGALSRHFQVCVNGRPVGVVHLSTHPVFGPTVARIDYLCIEEPDRGRGRGAVAALAAEEVARGWGCKRIEVSVPADAEGALRLATALGYVHRNRGMEKPLGDTPPALPAGSRGRPMTESEYGPWLVRKLADYAQDWIDRGVPGAEARAKSEHDHAQLLPQGLATENMLVSVLEQEGAGVGTLWLSLAGDTAYVYDVEIDEQARGRGHGRSLMLLAEAQAIAAGKRVLGLNVFAGNTPAERLYASLRYVPTSYAMYKTLL